One Tolypothrix bouteillei VB521301 DNA window includes the following coding sequences:
- a CDS encoding Fur family transcriptional regulator, protein MQKQALSTQPIRSLEDALDRCQKLGMRVSRQRRFILELLWDAQEHLSAREIYDRLNLQGKGIGHTSVYQNLEALSGQGIIECIERCDGRLYGNISDSHSHVNCLDTDQILDVHIELPEDFIRKVEEQTGVKITDYSINFYGYRNNKEQNEG, encoded by the coding sequence ATGCAAAAACAAGCGTTATCTACACAACCAATTCGTTCTCTAGAAGATGCTCTCGATCGCTGTCAGAAGCTTGGTATGCGCGTGAGTCGCCAGCGCCGTTTTATTTTAGAACTGTTATGGGATGCACAAGAGCATCTTTCTGCCCGAGAAATTTACGATCGCCTAAACTTGCAAGGGAAAGGTATCGGACATACCTCTGTTTATCAAAATTTAGAAGCTTTATCCGGTCAAGGCATCATTGAGTGTATAGAACGCTGTGATGGTCGTTTGTATGGCAATATTAGCGATTCTCACAGTCACGTTAACTGTTTGGACACCGATCAAATTCTTGATGTTCATATAGAACTTCCAGAAGATTTCATTCGCAAGGTAGAAGAACAAACAGGTGTTAAAATTACCGATTACAGTATTAACTTTTACGGCTACCGCAATAACAAAGAACAGAATGAGGGTTAG
- a CDS encoding FecCD family ABC transporter permease has translation MKKIISDNRVVVATLLLSVTLVFLIGISLSFGAVALTPSQLWQAVLRKGDTLAQTIIWDLRLPRTLAAMLVGAALGMSGALLQGMLRNGLADPFLLGISAGAGLVAVPIFALGILQSWIPFAAWVGSLLTTLFVYLLARSGDGISIERLILGGVAVSSLFGAIQSVLLLLAEDGQIQAALSWLIGSLNGRGWNLVALAGPYICIALLLGSLLGRSLNLLNLGDDLAVGLGVSLARSRITIGAVATLLAAGAVSVAGLIGFVGLIVPHGIRLFVGTDYRFVLPLSAVGGALVLTGADLLSRLGAVELPVGAITALLGSPVFIWLLYNRR, from the coding sequence GTGAAAAAAATTATCTCAGATAACCGTGTTGTAGTGGCAACTTTACTGCTCAGTGTAACACTGGTGTTCTTAATAGGAATTTCTTTATCTTTTGGGGCAGTTGCCTTAACTCCATCCCAATTATGGCAGGCAGTACTTCGTAAAGGCGATACGCTCGCTCAAACTATTATCTGGGATTTACGGTTACCTCGAACCCTAGCAGCAATGCTGGTGGGTGCAGCTTTGGGAATGTCTGGCGCACTGCTTCAAGGAATGCTTCGGAATGGACTAGCCGATCCTTTCTTGCTTGGTATTTCGGCTGGGGCGGGTTTGGTAGCTGTCCCAATATTTGCTCTGGGAATATTGCAAAGTTGGATTCCTTTTGCTGCATGGGTTGGTAGCCTATTGACTACCTTGTTCGTTTATCTTCTGGCTCGCAGTGGTGATGGTATTTCTATCGAAAGGTTAATATTGGGTGGAGTTGCTGTGAGTTCGTTATTTGGAGCAATTCAATCGGTTTTGTTGCTTTTAGCAGAAGATGGACAGATCCAAGCAGCGTTAAGTTGGCTAATTGGCAGTCTTAACGGTAGGGGATGGAATCTAGTTGCGCTTGCGGGACCTTATATTTGTATAGCTTTATTGCTAGGGTCGCTACTCGGTCGCAGTCTTAATTTATTAAATTTAGGAGATGACTTAGCAGTTGGATTGGGAGTTTCCTTGGCGCGATCGCGTATTACGATTGGTGCTGTTGCTACACTACTTGCTGCTGGTGCTGTGAGTGTCGCCGGATTGATTGGCTTTGTTGGCTTAATCGTTCCCCACGGTATCCGCTTGTTTGTTGGCACAGATTACCGATTTGTTTTGCCTTTAAGTGCTGTAGGTGGCGCTTTAGTTTTAACAGGAGCCGATCTGCTTTCTCGCTTGGGCGCTGTAGAATTACCAGTAGGTGCAATCACCGCACTGCTGGGTTCGCCTGTATTTATTTGGTTACTGTACAACCGCAGATGA
- a CDS encoding undecaprenyl-diphosphate phosphatase, whose protein sequence is MILSKRQLFVILSVSSAALSIALEPLKAFGTQPTSANGAQHMNIFQALVLGFVQGATEFLPISSTAHLKVVPVILGWGDPGVAFTAVIQLGSIAAVLWYFWGDLTQLVVGATKAISRSDYQDKDFRVSLGILIGTLPIIVCGLLIKKLIPDFDNSPLRSLGAIAIASIFMSVLLGIAEKLGKRKREFSQLEMSDGISMGLAQAMALIPGVSRSGSTLTAGLLIGLERATAARFSFLLGIPAITLAGLVELKGLFELGFGDNLVPLIVGTVSSAVFSYLAIAGLLRFLKTRSTWVFIWYRLVFGIVILGLIGAGILTNQ, encoded by the coding sequence ATGATTTTATCAAAACGTCAATTATTTGTAATTTTAAGTGTTTCATCTGCCGCGCTCTCGATTGCGTTAGAACCGTTAAAAGCTTTTGGCACTCAGCCTACAAGCGCCAATGGAGCCCAGCATATGAATATTTTCCAAGCCCTCGTCTTGGGTTTTGTTCAAGGAGCTACGGAATTTTTACCTATCAGTAGTACGGCTCATTTAAAAGTAGTGCCAGTGATACTTGGGTGGGGCGATCCGGGAGTCGCTTTTACAGCCGTTATTCAGCTTGGGAGTATTGCTGCAGTACTGTGGTATTTCTGGGGAGATTTGACACAACTTGTTGTAGGAGCAACAAAAGCAATTAGCCGTTCCGATTACCAAGACAAAGACTTCCGCGTGAGTTTGGGAATTCTGATAGGAACACTGCCAATCATTGTTTGTGGACTTTTAATTAAAAAATTGATTCCCGACTTTGATAATTCCCCCTTACGGAGTCTAGGAGCAATAGCCATTGCCTCAATTTTCATGTCTGTACTGTTGGGTATTGCAGAAAAACTGGGCAAGCGCAAGCGGGAATTCAGCCAGTTGGAAATGTCAGATGGTATATCGATGGGATTGGCTCAAGCTATGGCACTCATTCCCGGTGTTTCCCGCTCGGGCTCTACACTTACAGCAGGACTATTGATTGGTTTGGAAAGAGCAACCGCCGCAAGATTTTCCTTTTTGTTAGGTATCCCTGCTATTACCTTAGCTGGTTTAGTTGAGTTAAAAGGTTTGTTTGAACTTGGCTTTGGGGATAATTTGGTTCCCTTGATCGTTGGAACAGTTTCATCAGCAGTCTTTTCTTATTTAGCGATCGCTGGTTTGTTACGTTTTCTAAAAACCCGAAGCACTTGGGTCTTTATCTGGTATCGCTTAGTCTTTGGTATCGTGATTTTAGGGTTGATTGGAGCAGGAATTTTGACTAATCAGTAA
- a CDS encoding ABC transporter substrate-binding protein — translation MKRYLILIGLFIWIIFGIFACSNTANEQAKTLSETNTTAVTQQPERSVEKVVTLTSLSTDIISRLDSKKIVGMSGSNLFKNDPRFKDIPRVSEGQAPPNLEKILALKPDLVIGAEGFSNQTTNKLKELGIQTLLTKVDSWEGLEDLTKTLAKIVNADPTPLLKQYQTFLPDKPIQKESTLVLVSRQPILAPNKKSWAGNLLDKFQVTNLAEDLQGKAPIPGYITLSAEKILEANPEVLIIVSPQPGLLKSFQSESFWKSLKATKNNRVYEFDYYGLVNPGSIDAIAKACQQLKAVLLG, via the coding sequence ATGAAGCGTTATTTAATATTGATTGGACTATTTATCTGGATAATTTTTGGGATTTTTGCTTGCTCCAATACAGCAAACGAGCAGGCAAAAACTTTATCAGAGACAAATACTACTGCTGTGACACAGCAACCCGAGCGATCGGTGGAAAAAGTTGTTACGCTAACATCTCTATCTACAGATATTATTTCTAGATTGGACAGTAAAAAAATTGTGGGAATGTCAGGTAGCAACTTATTTAAAAATGACCCACGTTTTAAGGATATTCCTCGTGTCAGCGAAGGTCAAGCACCACCAAATCTAGAGAAAATTTTAGCTTTGAAACCAGATTTAGTTATTGGTGCAGAGGGTTTTTCCAATCAAACAACGAACAAACTCAAAGAGTTAGGTATTCAAACTCTGCTCACTAAAGTCGATAGTTGGGAAGGGTTAGAAGATTTAACTAAAACATTAGCAAAGATAGTGAATGCAGATCCAACACCACTTTTAAAGCAGTACCAAACTTTTTTGCCCGATAAACCAATACAGAAGGAATCTACTTTGGTACTAGTCAGCCGCCAACCGATTTTAGCACCAAATAAAAAAAGCTGGGCTGGCAATTTACTGGATAAATTTCAGGTAACAAATTTAGCAGAAGATTTACAAGGAAAAGCACCGATACCCGGTTACATAACTCTTTCTGCTGAGAAAATTTTGGAAGCCAATCCAGAAGTTCTCATTATTGTTAGCCCTCAACCTGGGCTTTTAAAATCTTTTCAGTCAGAATCTTTTTGGAAGTCCCTAAAAGCAACAAAAAATAATCGAGTCTACGAGTTTGATTACTACGGGCTTGTCAATCCTGGTAGTATTGATGCGATCGCAAAAGCTTGTCAGCAATTAAAAGCAGTTTTGCTAGGGTAA
- a CDS encoding mechanosensitive ion channel family protein, which yields MMQLIVPIGFLLIGLVSGIIGEQVIFRKLKKIAFGRKFPIGEILIQSLNRMPFIWCTLAGFYGAVISYRADPEITDVLKKIITIAFLYSVTLVLARLTAGIINLYLRRTEGLSASLISNAAKTAILVLGILILLQTLGVEITPVITTLGITGIAVGLALQDTLANLFSGFYLIISKQVRTGDYVKLDTSNHEGYVTDITWRNTTIKELSNNVIIVPNSKLATAIFTNYHLPVKEITLIMNVGVSYDSDLEHVERVTVEVAKEVMQEVAPELMGNEPYLRFEEFADFSINFTLYMRVSEFFDQRIARHLFVKKLHKRYQKEGIKIPFPVRDVYLQGNVNSN from the coding sequence ATGATGCAATTGATTGTGCCAATTGGATTTCTTCTGATTGGCTTAGTTAGTGGAATTATTGGCGAACAAGTTATTTTTAGAAAACTCAAAAAGATTGCATTTGGCAGAAAATTCCCAATTGGTGAAATACTGATTCAATCCTTAAATCGTATGCCGTTTATTTGGTGTACGCTAGCTGGTTTTTATGGTGCCGTTATTAGTTATCGTGCAGACCCAGAAATTACAGATGTTCTGAAAAAAATTATTACCATTGCTTTTTTATACTCTGTCACTTTAGTTCTTGCTAGACTCACTGCAGGAATTATCAATCTTTATTTACGGAGAACAGAAGGACTTTCAGCATCTTTGATTTCTAATGCCGCCAAAACTGCTATTTTAGTTCTAGGCATACTCATTTTACTACAAACACTAGGCGTAGAAATCACACCTGTTATTACCACTTTAGGTATTACAGGTATTGCAGTTGGTTTAGCACTTCAAGACACACTAGCCAATTTATTTTCTGGGTTTTATTTAATTATCTCCAAGCAAGTCAGAACGGGAGATTATGTGAAGCTAGATACTAGCAATCATGAGGGTTATGTTACAGATATTACTTGGCGCAACACCACTATTAAAGAGCTGTCTAACAACGTTATTATCGTACCTAACTCGAAGCTAGCTACTGCAATTTTTACAAACTATCATCTTCCAGTTAAAGAAATTACTCTGATAATGAATGTAGGAGTTTCCTACGATAGCGATTTAGAACATGTTGAAAGGGTCACTGTAGAAGTTGCAAAAGAAGTCATGCAAGAAGTAGCCCCTGAATTGATGGGCAATGAGCCGTATTTAAGATTTGAAGAATTCGCCGATTTTAGTATTAATTTTACGCTATATATGCGAGTGAGTGAATTTTTCGATCAACGTATTGCCAGACATTTGTTTGTGAAAAAATTACACAAGCGCTATCAAAAAGAAGGAATCAAAATTCCTTTTCCTGTTCGCGATGTTTACTTGCAAGGAAATGTTAACAGTAACTAG
- a CDS encoding TIGR03279 family radical SAM protein yields MAIIHPARITKVLSESIAAEIGFEPGDAIVSINGTKPRDLIDYQFLCADEVLELEVLDAAGKTHYIEIEKDFDDDLGLEFETALFDNLIQCNNHCPFCFIDQQPPGKRSSLYLKDDDYRLSFLYGSYLTLTNLPEREWQRIENMRLSPLYVSVHATEPEVRIRLLKNPRASQILQQIQWFQERRLQIHAQVVVCPGINDGSHLEQTLRDLASFHTGEVPAVASVAVVPVGLTKFRPPEDELIPVSTEKARETIQQVRSLQREFQKKYGQNCIWLADEWFLIAREELPEESEYADYPQIDNGVGSIRLFLRQFSETADRLLPPKIEPRKFTWVVGNAVEQAFEPIIKRLNSVEGLEVSMCALSSDYWGQNISVTGLLTGHDLLLKLKGQDLGNGILLPSVMLKHGELVFLDDISVDDVAQALGTKVFPVSGVEELILMLMANG; encoded by the coding sequence ATGGCTATTATTCATCCTGCCCGAATTACTAAAGTATTATCTGAATCTATCGCCGCAGAAATTGGATTTGAACCGGGAGATGCAATTGTTAGCATTAACGGTACAAAGCCCAGAGATTTAATAGATTATCAATTTTTATGTGCTGATGAAGTGCTGGAATTGGAAGTGTTAGACGCTGCTGGTAAAACACATTATATAGAAATTGAAAAAGACTTCGATGATGACTTGGGGCTAGAGTTTGAAACAGCGCTTTTTGATAATTTAATTCAGTGCAACAATCACTGTCCCTTCTGTTTTATAGACCAGCAACCTCCCGGCAAACGTTCTAGTTTATATCTGAAGGATGATGACTATCGGCTCAGTTTTTTATATGGCTCTTACTTAACTCTTACAAATTTACCAGAACGAGAATGGCAGCGTATTGAAAATATGCGGTTGTCACCCCTTTATGTTTCCGTTCATGCAACAGAGCCAGAAGTCAGAATCCGATTGCTAAAAAATCCCCGAGCCAGTCAAATTTTGCAGCAAATTCAGTGGTTCCAAGAAAGAAGACTTCAAATTCACGCACAGGTTGTCGTCTGTCCTGGTATCAATGATGGCAGTCATTTAGAACAAACACTCAGAGATTTAGCTTCTTTTCACACAGGTGAAGTCCCTGCTGTTGCCTCTGTAGCAGTAGTACCAGTGGGTTTAACAAAATTTCGCCCGCCAGAAGACGAACTGATACCCGTAAGTACGGAAAAGGCAAGGGAAACAATTCAGCAAGTGCGATCGCTACAACGAGAGTTTCAGAAAAAATACGGTCAAAACTGTATTTGGTTAGCTGATGAGTGGTTTCTTATTGCTAGAGAGGAATTGCCAGAAGAATCCGAGTATGCAGACTATCCGCAAATCGATAACGGTGTTGGTTCCATTCGTTTATTTCTGAGACAATTTTCAGAAACAGCCGATCGGTTGTTACCACCAAAAATTGAACCTAGAAAATTTACTTGGGTTGTGGGTAACGCAGTAGAACAAGCATTTGAGCCAATTATCAAGCGATTGAACTCAGTTGAGGGATTAGAGGTAAGTATGTGTGCTTTGTCAAGTGACTACTGGGGACAGAACATCAGCGTCACGGGCTTGCTAACCGGTCACGATTTGCTCCTAAAGTTAAAGGGGCAAGACTTAGGAAATGGAATTTTGTTGCCAAGTGTCATGCTGAAACATGGCGAATTAGTATTTTTAGATGATATAAGTGTTGATGATGTGGCTCAAGCACTGGGTACAAAAGTATTTCCAGTGTCAGGAGTTGAAGAATTAATTTTAATGCTAATGGCTAATGGCTAA
- a CDS encoding ABC transporter ATP-binding protein, translated as MTILETHALTGGYSGKPVIQDISLTLQAGEWLSLVGANGSGKSTLLKLMSRLLKPQTGSVLLDGQAIHTQKATDVAKKLALLPQQQTIPPGLTVKQLVSLGRTPHQPWWQWELDAEDREKVEQALHLTQMQTFRDRSVEQLSGGERQRAFLALALAQNPQVLLLDEPTTYLDVRYQLQLLELLKQLNQEQNISIITVLHDVNLAARYSSRIALIYQGKVWSVGEPKRVLTPDNLANVLGVKIAVIETPVGLQICSLMAID; from the coding sequence ATGACAATCTTAGAAACTCACGCTCTTACTGGTGGATACTCAGGCAAACCCGTTATTCAAGATATTTCCCTCACACTTCAAGCGGGAGAATGGTTAAGTTTAGTCGGTGCTAACGGTTCGGGAAAATCCACCCTGCTAAAACTGATGAGTCGCTTGTTGAAACCGCAAACAGGATCTGTACTCCTTGACGGACAAGCTATTCATACTCAAAAAGCAACAGATGTTGCTAAAAAGTTGGCTTTACTCCCACAACAGCAAACAATACCTCCAGGATTGACAGTAAAACAGTTAGTCTCTTTAGGACGCACGCCCCACCAACCTTGGTGGCAATGGGAGTTAGATGCAGAAGATAGAGAGAAAGTAGAACAAGCTTTACACCTAACACAGATGCAAACATTCCGCGATCGCTCTGTAGAACAATTATCGGGGGGTGAAAGACAAAGAGCATTTTTAGCACTTGCATTAGCCCAAAATCCACAAGTGTTGCTCTTAGATGAGCCAACAACTTATTTAGATGTACGCTACCAATTGCAGTTATTAGAGTTGCTCAAACAACTTAACCAAGAACAAAATATATCTATCATTACAGTGCTGCATGATGTCAATTTAGCAGCTAGGTATAGCTCTCGTATTGCTCTAATTTATCAAGGAAAAGTTTGGTCTGTAGGAGAACCCAAGAGAGTATTAACACCAGACAATTTAGCTAATGTTTTAGGTGTAAAAATTGCTGTAATCGAAACACCAGTCGGTTTGCAAATTTGTTCTTTAATGGCAATTGACTAA
- a CDS encoding family 10 glycosylhydrolase — MIDRKRKIQKAGFLIFNFKFLLFNLLILPATATTPEPVISIVQSTENTNQWTGITNRLQTAGIKYCVIPLWNVRSAADWGDRTILFMPNVESLAPAQAIALEEWMSKGGRLIASGPVGSVSAPGVRQLLRTLLGGYWGFSLENAQQLQLPSKQKIQVWADKKELFGKIRGGVVVPDELATTQTAAVWDSKDSPVAVVATDRSTFFGWRWGVDAVASPELDTAWLQTSVNRFLKKPTTAPSRVKGGSGTCSPTVATLPSTSGIRDTRGQTTSSSTSSKTSPTPPLPTAPSPSSAPLSLLRQSPQWGEPPYGAGSPTPPINIAPTPKSDEAIDQLEQRVRFNVDPYSQSPISSSDAIALQHELENLIGRVESSRLSASVINGNTNAAQAAKAQQTEVASTTPGSLVSNPEQVIDNARAVAKNLPQLIAQKNYALARQQWQIARANLWKQFPLDQRLAPPEIRSVWLDRGTIVRAKNEQGLAVIFDKFAQAGINTVFFETVNAGYTIYPSKIAPQQNPLVRGWDPLESAVKLAHERGIELHAWVWAFAAGNRNHNKLLNLNPEYPGPVLAAHPDWAGYDNRGQMIPAGQGKPFFDPANPQLRQYLLNLYEEIVTHYNVDGLQLDYIRYPFQDPSANRTYGYGKAAREQFQQQTGVDPANISPKDRELWQKWTEFRTSQINTFVAQLSKQLREKRPNLILSAAVFPLQEQERIQKLQQQWEVWAKNGDIDLIVPMTYALETARFDRLAQPWIRSSQLGSALLVPGIRLLSLPTVGAFDQIQLLRDLPVIGYALFAAENFGNDLHKVFSATQGSVQPKPQELIPHRQPFQTAAIRYSALQREWKFLFQNNKLPMSSTTLATFHSQANIVQSALDRLAKEPNSSNLLAAKAVLTRFVSQFRILMRAPSQDNLYQIKVWENRLTTIDRLLRYGERAQVRK; from the coding sequence GTGATCGATCGGAAACGAAAAATTCAAAAAGCAGGATTTTTAATTTTTAATTTTAAATTCTTACTATTTAATTTACTAATTTTGCCCGCTACGGCAACAACTCCAGAACCAGTTATCAGTATTGTCCAAAGTACAGAAAATACAAATCAGTGGACGGGCATTACAAACCGTTTGCAGACTGCGGGAATCAAGTACTGTGTAATTCCCTTGTGGAATGTGAGGAGTGCTGCGGATTGGGGCGATCGCACTATCTTATTTATGCCTAATGTTGAGTCATTAGCTCCAGCGCAAGCTATTGCTTTAGAAGAATGGATGAGCAAAGGAGGACGTTTAATTGCCAGCGGTCCGGTAGGAAGTGTATCAGCACCAGGAGTTAGACAGCTTTTGCGTACACTGTTGGGGGGGTATTGGGGATTTAGCCTTGAAAACGCACAACAGTTACAACTTCCATCAAAACAAAAAATTCAGGTCTGGGCAGATAAAAAGGAACTTTTTGGCAAGATACGCGGTGGTGTGGTTGTTCCCGATGAATTAGCCACAACTCAAACTGCTGCTGTTTGGGATTCTAAAGATAGCCCGGTCGCAGTGGTAGCTACGGATCGTTCTACATTTTTTGGTTGGCGTTGGGGAGTCGATGCTGTTGCATCACCAGAGTTAGATACAGCTTGGTTGCAAACAAGTGTCAACCGTTTTCTCAAGAAACCTACAACTGCTCCATCTCGAGTAAAAGGGGGTTCGGGAACTTGTAGTCCCACTGTAGCAACGCTTCCCTCTACTTCTGGGATAAGGGACACAAGGGGACAAACAACTTCTTCATCTACCTCATCCAAAACTTCTCCTACTCCCCCACTCCCCACCGCCCCATCTCCATCCTCTGCTCCCCTCTCCCTACTACGCCAGTCGCCTCAATGGGGAGAACCCCCGTATGGCGCTGGCTCCCCTACTCCCCCCATTAACATTGCACCGACACCAAAATCAGACGAAGCAATCGACCAATTAGAACAAAGAGTACGATTTAATGTTGACCCCTACTCACAATCGCCCATCAGCTCATCAGATGCGATCGCACTCCAACACGAGCTTGAAAACCTAATTGGTAGAGTAGAGAGTTCTCGTTTATCAGCTTCAGTTATTAACGGAAACACCAACGCAGCCCAAGCGGCGAAGGCGCAACAAACAGAAGTTGCATCCACAACACCAGGTTCACTGGTTTCCAATCCAGAACAAGTTATCGATAATGCCCGCGCAGTTGCTAAAAACTTGCCTCAATTAATTGCACAAAAAAACTATGCCCTTGCCCGTCAGCAGTGGCAAATAGCAAGAGCAAATCTATGGAAACAATTTCCTCTCGACCAAAGACTTGCTCCACCAGAAATCCGGTCTGTCTGGCTCGATCGCGGCACAATCGTCCGTGCTAAGAACGAACAGGGGTTGGCTGTTATTTTTGATAAATTCGCTCAAGCGGGAATTAACACTGTATTTTTTGAAACAGTCAACGCCGGATACACAATTTATCCCAGTAAAATTGCACCACAACAAAACCCACTTGTTCGAGGATGGGACCCCCTTGAAAGTGCAGTTAAGCTAGCTCATGAGAGAGGTATAGAATTACACGCCTGGGTTTGGGCATTTGCGGCAGGTAACAGAAATCATAATAAATTACTGAACCTTAACCCTGAGTATCCCGGACCCGTGCTTGCTGCTCATCCCGATTGGGCGGGCTACGACAATCGCGGTCAGATGATTCCAGCAGGACAGGGTAAGCCGTTCTTCGACCCAGCTAATCCCCAATTAAGGCAATACCTACTGAATCTCTATGAGGAAATCGTCACTCATTACAACGTAGATGGTTTGCAACTAGATTACATTCGCTATCCCTTTCAAGACCCATCGGCTAATCGGACTTATGGTTACGGCAAAGCTGCTAGAGAGCAGTTCCAACAACAAACTGGTGTAGATCCAGCCAACATTTCTCCTAAAGACAGAGAATTATGGCAAAAGTGGACTGAATTTCGGACTTCTCAAATCAATACATTTGTTGCACAACTGTCAAAGCAACTGCGAGAAAAACGACCGAATTTGATTTTGTCAGCGGCTGTATTTCCTTTACAAGAACAAGAACGCATTCAAAAACTTCAACAACAATGGGAAGTTTGGGCAAAGAATGGGGATATAGATTTGATCGTTCCCATGACCTACGCTTTAGAGACAGCTCGTTTTGATCGACTGGCACAACCTTGGATCAGATCTTCTCAACTGGGGTCAGCGCTATTAGTACCGGGAATTCGCTTGCTTTCATTGCCTACAGTAGGAGCATTCGATCAAATTCAACTACTGAGAGATTTGCCCGTCATTGGTTATGCTCTATTTGCCGCCGAAAACTTTGGCAATGACCTACACAAAGTCTTTAGTGCAACTCAAGGTAGCGTTCAACCCAAACCACAAGAACTCATTCCTCACCGCCAACCTTTTCAAACGGCTGCAATCCGCTACTCTGCTTTACAACGAGAATGGAAATTTTTGTTTCAAAATAATAAGTTACCGATGTCTTCCACAACGCTAGCAACATTTCATTCTCAAGCAAATATTGTACAAAGTGCTTTAGATCGGCTAGCGAAAGAGCCTAATTCCAGTAATTTGCTTGCAGCAAAAGCCGTACTGACTCGCTTTGTGTCTCAATTTAGAATCTTAATGCGTGCTCCTTCTCAAGACAATTTGTACCAAATCAAAGTTTGGGAAAATCGTTTGACTACAATAGATCGGTTACTACGTTACGGAGAACGTGCTCAAGTGCGTAAGTAA